One segment of Mugil cephalus isolate CIBA_MC_2020 chromosome 14, CIBA_Mcephalus_1.1, whole genome shotgun sequence DNA contains the following:
- the LOC125019533 gene encoding E3 ubiquitin-protein ligase RNF19A-like, producing MSSLHQQQHGSAGSERDIHSAASSVSLPSLRKTPKKRRLSLHALFGRRRRPERDAKRKSRTPQAAAGADGVAGAESVQPEAVQDKASTPSPADVASTSSAAGSSSELLECPLCLLRHTRDRFPDIMTCHHRSCADCLRQYLRIEISESRVNISCPECSERFNPHDIQMILGDRALMEKYEEFMLRRWLVAEPDCRWCPAPDCGYAVIAFGCASCPKITCGREGCGTEFCYHCKQLWHPNQTCDTARQQRAQSLRLRSFRSSSLSYSQESGAAGDDIKPCPRCAAYIIKMNDGSCNHMTCAVCGCEFCWLCMKEISDLHYLSPSGCTFWGKKPWSRKKKILWQLGTLVGAPVGIALIAGIAIPAMIIGIPVYVGRKIHNRYEGKDISKHKRNLVIAGGVTLSVIVSPVVAAVTVGIGVPIMLAYVYGVVPISLCRSGGCGVSAGNGKGVRIEFDDENENIGSGVAATDTTSVAETRLNNPSLGDGASVGGLTGLSLSVSGSHMERCGVSSAQRDNMSDNASTTALAGTSITGSLSGSCYNRMEVQADVQKERCSLSGESATVSLGTISDNASTKAMAGSILNAYMPLERDNSLEVQADESKQEKVRHCSGSSSLDEASCSSSTADHKGDNGSTGPYSCPSTCTGCAQHGNHCCPSSPRSKDHSTSGGKKGKGKQWKRASSCAGETKMNQTQGDVEQRSTNSSEFDSPSLSGSIHSVADSHCSHFSSELSCSEPETSRPARPHCSSQLDPHLPAAALGDVPPMPEVEHDRLEHVPSQSGHAAFAHRLLSSSSPPPSPKDGSRGTFLYISEDVVSAAEPEKDENVTEATSNTAVQPVSPRRKRCIQTDI from the exons ATGAGCAGTTTGCACCAGCAGCAACATGGCAGCGCGGGCTCGGAGCGAGACATCCActccgccgcctcctccgtCAGCCTCCCCTCGCTTAGAAAGACTCCCAAGAAGCGCCGCCTGTCCCTCCACGCGCTCTTCGGGCGGCGCCGCCGGCCCGAGCGCGACGCCAAGCGCAAGTCGAGGACGCCGCAGGCCGCGGCCGGGGCGGACGGCGTCGCCGGCGCCGAGAGCGTCCAGCCGGAGGCCGTCCAAGACAAAGCCTCGACCCCGTCTCCGGCGGACGTGGCGTCGACCTCGTCGGCGGCGGGGTCTTCGTCCGAGCTGCTGGAGTGCCCCCTGTGCCTGCTGCGCCACACGCGCGACCGCTTCCCGGACATCATGACCTGCCACCACCGCTCGTGCGCCGACTGCCTGCGGCAGTACCTGCGCATCGAGATCTCGGAGTCCCGGGTCAACATCAGCTGCCCCGAGTGCTCGGAGCGCTTCAATCCCCACGACATCCAGATGATCCTGGGAGACCGGGCCCTCATGGAGAAGTACGAGGAGTTCATGCTGAGGAGGTGGCTGGTGGCCGAACCCGACTGCCGCTGGTGCCCCGCTCCCGACTGCGG atacGCAGTCATTGCGTTCGGCTGCGCCAGCTGCCCGAAGATCACCTGTGGGCGCGAGGGCTGCGGGACGGAGTTCTGCTACCACTGCAAACAGCTGTGGCATCCCAACCAGACATGTGACACGGCGCGGCAGCAGAGGGCCCAGAGCCTGCGGCTGAGGAGCTTCAGGTCGTCCTCGCTCAGCTACAGCCAAGAGAGCGGAGCCGCAG GAGATGACATCAAGCCATGCCCTCGCTGTGCCGCCTACATCATCAAGATGAACGATGGGAGCTGTAATCACATGACCTGCGCCGTGTGCGGCTGTGAGTTTTGTTGGCTGTGCATGAAGGAGATCTCTGACCTGCACTACTTAAG TCCGTCTGGCTGCACCTTTTGGGGGAAGAAGCCctggagcaggaagaagaagattctgtggcaGCTCGGCACGTTGGTGGGGGCCCCCGTGGGTATCGCCCTCATTGCCGGCATCGCCATCCCCGCGATGATCATTGGCATCCCAGTTTATGTGGGCAGAAAG ATCCACAATCGCTACGAGGGCAAGGACATCTCCAAACACAAGAGGAACTTGGTGATAGCCGGAGGCGTGACGCTGTCTGTGATCGTGTCTCCCGTGGTCGCTGCAGTCACTGTTG GAATCGGCGTTCCCATCATGCTCGCTTACGTCTACGGAGTTGTCCCGATCTCCTTGTGCCGGAGCGGCGGCTGCGGAGTGTCTGCCGGCAACGGCAAAGGGGTTCGAATCGAGTTCGACGACGAAAATGAGAACATAGGGAGCGGGGTGGCAGCCACAG ACACGACCTCAGTGGCGGAGACCCGGCTCAACAATCCCAGCCTCGGAGACGGGGCGAGTGTTGGCGGGCTGACGGGCCTGAGCCTCAGTGTCAGTGGGAGCCACATGGAGCGCTGCGGCGTGAGCTCCGCGCAGCGAGACAACATGAGCGACAACGCCAGCACCACGGCCCTCGCTGGGACCAGCATCACCGGCAGCCTGTCTGGAAGCTGCTACAACCG GATGGAAGTGCAGGCTGATGTCCAGAAGGAACGCTGCAGTCTCAGCGGAGAGTCGGCCACCGTCAGTCTGGGGACGATCAGCGACAATGCGAGCACAAAAGCCATGGCCGGGTCCATCCTCAATGCCTACATGCCTCTGGAGAG AGATAACAGTCTGGAGGTGCAGGCGGACGAGTCCAAACAGGAGAAGGTGCGACactgcagcggcagcagcagcctggatGAAGCCAGCTGTAGCAGCAGCACCGCCGACCATAAAGGAGATAACGGCAGCACGGGCCCTTATTCGTGTCCTTCCACCTGCACCGGCTGCGCCCAACACGGAAACCACTGCTGCCCCTCTTCCCCTCGGTCAAAGGACCACTCCACTTCAGGGGGCAAAAAGGGCAAAGGTAAGCAGTGGAAAAGAGCCAGCAGCTGCGCgggagaaacaaaaatgaaccaaacACAAGGGGATGTGGAGCAGCGCAGCACCAACTCCTCCGAGTTCGACTCACCGTCCCTGAGCGGCAGCATCCACTCCGTGGCCGACTCGCACTGCAGCCACTTCTCGTCGGAGCTCAGCTGCTCGGAACCCGAAACCTCGAGGCCGGCTCGCCCACACTGCTCCTCCCAGCTGGACCCCCACCTCCCCGCCGCCGCCCTCGGCGACGTCCCGCCCATGCCCGAGGTGGAGCACGACCGCCTGGAGCACGTCCCGTCTCAGAGCGGCCACGCGGCCTTCGCCCACCGCCTGCTGTCATCGTCGTCGCCCCCTCCCTCACCAAAAGACGGAAGCAGGGGGACCTTTCTGTACATCAGCGAGGACGTGGTCAGCGCTGCCGAGCCGGAGAAGGATGAGAACGTTACAGAGGCCACCAGCAACACTGCTGTGCAGCCCGTAAGCCCGAGGAGGAAGCGCTGCATACAAACGGACATCTAA